A single genomic interval of Oceanithermus profundus DSM 14977 harbors:
- the ribF gene encoding riboflavin biosynthesis protein RibF: MIAAEVADLPPGPKVVAVGSFDGVHLGHQSLLAKARALAAQERLPLLVYTFDPPTKVFMRGVGMLSTLSEKLDLLREQGVDLALAVPFDEDFAARDKAAFLDDLVRLEARRLVVGEDFAFGRGRSGGPADLKTVAPTLTVPLLDLGGAPVKSTRIRELLEQGDVEAARHLLGRPYGARGIVRQGERLGRRLGFPTANVETAPGKVLPRGVFAARTWVAERAYPAVVNVGTRPTVRGSGLRLEAHLIGFSGELYGHELRLVFLKKLRDERAFEDLEALRSQIARDLEAARRFFRL, translated from the coding sequence ATCATCGCCGCCGAGGTGGCCGACCTCCCCCCGGGCCCGAAGGTCGTGGCCGTGGGCTCTTTCGACGGGGTCCACCTGGGTCACCAAAGCCTCCTGGCCAAGGCCCGCGCCCTGGCGGCGCAGGAACGGCTGCCCCTGCTCGTCTACACCTTCGACCCCCCCACGAAGGTCTTCATGCGGGGGGTGGGGATGCTCTCCACCCTGAGCGAGAAACTCGACCTGCTGCGCGAGCAGGGGGTGGACCTCGCGCTGGCCGTGCCCTTCGACGAGGACTTCGCCGCCCGCGACAAGGCCGCCTTCCTGGACGACCTGGTGCGCCTGGAGGCCCGGCGCCTCGTCGTCGGAGAGGACTTCGCCTTCGGCCGCGGCCGCTCGGGCGGCCCCGCCGACCTGAAGACGGTGGCCCCGACGCTGACCGTGCCCCTGCTCGACCTGGGGGGTGCGCCCGTGAAGAGCACCCGGATCCGCGAACTGCTCGAGCAAGGCGACGTGGAGGCGGCGCGCCATCTGCTTGGCCGCCCGTACGGCGCCCGGGGCATCGTTCGCCAGGGCGAGCGCCTCGGCCGACGCCTGGGCTTCCCCACCGCCAACGTCGAAACCGCCCCGGGCAAGGTGCTTCCCCGCGGCGTCTTCGCCGCCCGCACCTGGGTCGCCGAGCGGGCGTACCCCGCGGTGGTCAACGTGGGCACGCGGCCCACCGTGAGGGGAAGCGGCCTGCGGCTCGAGGCCCACCTCATCGGTTTCAGCGGCGAGCTCTACGGGCACGAGCTCCGGCTGGTCTTCCTAAAGAAGCTGCGGGACGAGCGGGCCTTCGAAGACCTGGAGGCGCTGCGGTCGCAGATCGCCCGCGACCTCGAAGCCGCGCGCCGGTTCTTTCGTCTCTAA
- a CDS encoding GAF domain-containing sensor histidine kinase, giving the protein MNTDLTLADCPGGHRLAALSRVAAAMAETFEPARVLERSIEALIEATGARCGEAYQVGPNGPALEVVRGCRGVCPFKRRLEGLAREAVRRREPVREGSLVAFPVLREGEVRGVFGLDLGEEREGVDGCFLGAVGHLTALALDHAELVREFERREAERVRLLRKWLGAQEEERRRVGQALHDEVGGILTGALLALRLAKNDPERLEEVRRVLGQALDEVRRLSRELRPAALDDLGLARALERHLREFAGRTGIRVHARIDPPKLDRARQVALFRIAQEALTNVARHAHAQNVWVTLEPRGDRLVLEVRDDGAGFDPERTSGTLGLEGMRERAEQLEGRLRIVSARGDGTRVLAEVPLAGGVD; this is encoded by the coding sequence ATGAACACCGACCTCACCCTGGCCGACTGCCCGGGGGGCCATCGCCTGGCCGCGCTGAGCCGGGTGGCCGCCGCGATGGCCGAGACGTTCGAACCGGCCAGGGTCCTCGAGCGCAGCATCGAAGCCCTCATCGAGGCCACGGGCGCCCGCTGCGGCGAAGCCTACCAGGTGGGCCCCAACGGGCCCGCCCTGGAGGTGGTGCGCGGATGCCGCGGGGTCTGCCCGTTCAAACGGCGGCTCGAGGGGCTGGCCCGGGAGGCGGTGCGGCGGCGTGAACCGGTGCGCGAGGGCAGCCTCGTCGCCTTTCCGGTGCTGCGCGAGGGCGAGGTGCGGGGCGTCTTCGGCCTGGACCTGGGCGAAGAACGCGAGGGCGTCGACGGCTGCTTTTTGGGTGCGGTCGGCCACCTTACGGCACTGGCCCTGGACCACGCCGAGCTGGTCCGCGAATTCGAGCGCCGCGAGGCCGAGCGCGTCCGGCTGCTGCGCAAGTGGCTGGGCGCCCAGGAAGAGGAGCGTCGGCGGGTGGGGCAGGCGCTGCACGACGAGGTCGGAGGCATCCTCACCGGGGCGCTGCTGGCCCTGCGCCTGGCCAAGAACGATCCGGAGCGCCTCGAGGAGGTCCGCCGGGTGCTGGGGCAGGCGCTCGACGAGGTCCGCCGGCTTTCGCGCGAGCTGCGCCCCGCCGCCCTCGACGACCTGGGGCTGGCCCGCGCCCTGGAACGCCACCTGCGGGAGTTCGCCGGCCGCACCGGAATCCGCGTGCACGCGCGCATCGACCCGCCCAAACTCGACCGGGCGCGGCAGGTCGCGCTCTTCCGGATCGCCCAGGAGGCCCTCACCAACGTGGCCCGGCACGCCCACGCGCAGAACGTCTGGGTCACGCTGGAGCCGCGCGGGGACCGGCTCGTGCTGGAGGTGCGCGACGACGGCGCAGGCTTCGACCCGGAACGCACCTCGGGAACGCTGGGCCTCGAAGGCATGCGCGAACGCGCGGAACAGCTCGAGGGGCGGTTGCGCATCGTCAGCGCCCGCGGCGACGGCACGCGGGTGCTTGCGGAGGTCCCCCTTGCGGGTGGCGTTGATTGA
- a CDS encoding TorD/DmsD family molecular chaperone yields the protein MEWIGLITAATFRAPGRALERDLASGSLQAAVEELARARGLPPPRLPEPPLAELQAAYTRLFVANPGGLPAPPYAGYALDGRLMGGAEEALERFYAEHGLVTREGWDDLPDHLAALGEAIALLGETDPEAARALARGYLEPWLERYAEVVAREDPTGFYGAICTFLKKALEAEHEARP from the coding sequence ATGGAATGGATCGGGTTGATCACCGCGGCGACGTTCCGCGCGCCGGGCAGGGCCTTGGAACGCGACCTCGCCAGCGGCAGCCTGCAGGCGGCCGTGGAAGAGCTGGCCCGCGCCCGCGGGCTGCCGCCGCCCAGGCTGCCGGAGCCGCCGCTTGCGGAACTGCAGGCGGCCTACACCCGCCTCTTCGTCGCCAACCCCGGAGGCCTGCCCGCGCCCCCCTACGCGGGCTACGCGCTCGACGGTCGGCTGATGGGCGGCGCGGAGGAAGCGCTCGAGCGCTTCTACGCGGAACACGGCCTGGTGACCCGGGAGGGCTGGGACGACCTGCCCGACCACCTCGCCGCCCTGGGCGAGGCGATCGCGCTGCTCGGGGAGACCGACCCCGAAGCGGCGCGGGCGCTGGCGCGCGGCTACCTCGAGCCCTGGCTCGAACGCTACGCCGAGGTGGTGGCCCGGGAAGACCCCACCGGCTTCTACGGCGCGATCTGCACCTTCCTGAAAAAGGCACTGGAGGCGGAACATGAAGCTCGACCGTAG
- a CDS encoding NUDIX domain-containing protein, giving the protein MRRYVYQGKILSLAIEDGHWEIVEHKDAVALLVQDPERGVLFVRQYRPAVGLRTLEIPAGLIEPGERPESAAARELAEEAQLGGRLERLAEFYVSPGFTDEKTYLFRVHDPRPAAGTPDADEDLETVWLDPGDVLAGVRAGTVQVSAATLIGLLYATGAER; this is encoded by the coding sequence GTGAGGCGCTACGTCTACCAGGGGAAAATTCTTTCTTTGGCCATCGAGGACGGGCACTGGGAGATCGTCGAGCACAAGGACGCAGTCGCCCTGCTGGTCCAGGATCCGGAACGCGGCGTGCTCTTCGTGCGCCAGTACCGCCCAGCGGTGGGCCTGCGCACCCTGGAGATCCCCGCGGGCCTGATCGAGCCGGGCGAACGCCCGGAGTCGGCCGCGGCGCGCGAGCTCGCCGAGGAAGCGCAACTGGGCGGCCGGCTCGAGCGCCTCGCGGAGTTCTACGTGAGCCCGGGCTTTACCGACGAAAAGACCTACCTCTTCCGCGTCCACGACCCCCGGCCCGCCGCCGGCACGCCCGACGCCGACGAGGACCTCGAGACCGTTTGGCTCGACCCCGGCGACGTGCTCGCAGGCGTGCGCGCCGGCACGGTGCAGGTCAGCGCCGCCACGCTGATCGGGCTGCTCTACGCGACGGGGGCGGAGCGGTGA
- a CDS encoding response regulator transcription factor, translated as MALIEDHAVVRTGLRLLLEASGHEVVGDFSRAEDALASSVRPDVYVLDLNLPGVGGLEALPRLARRARVLVLSMHEEPAYVSESFKRGARGFLSKRAADVALLDALSALARGERYLHPELAARLADYVAEPGPEVLSRRERAVLAGLARGLELKEVAAALGISPKTAATYKARALAKLGLKRSEIARWAREHGLLQDPAP; from the coding sequence GTGGCGTTGATTGAGGACCACGCGGTCGTGCGCACCGGCTTGCGGCTGCTGCTGGAGGCCAGCGGCCACGAGGTGGTGGGCGACTTTTCGCGCGCGGAGGACGCGCTGGCCAGTTCGGTACGCCCCGACGTTTACGTGCTGGACCTCAACCTGCCGGGGGTCGGGGGCCTCGAAGCGCTACCCCGACTGGCGCGCCGGGCGCGGGTGCTCGTCCTCTCGATGCACGAGGAACCCGCCTACGTGAGCGAGTCCTTCAAGCGCGGGGCCCGCGGATTCCTCAGCAAGCGCGCCGCCGACGTCGCCCTTCTCGACGCCCTGTCCGCGCTCGCGCGCGGGGAGCGCTACCTGCACCCGGAGCTGGCCGCGCGGCTGGCCGACTACGTCGCCGAGCCGGGTCCGGAGGTGCTTTCCCGGCGGGAGCGCGCGGTCCTCGCAGGGCTGGCCCGGGGGCTCGAGCTCAAGGAGGTGGCCGCCGCGCTCGGGATCAGCCCCAAGACCGCCGCGACCTACAAGGCCCGCGCGCTCGCCAAGCTGGGGCTGAAGCGCTCGGAGATCGCGCGCTGGGCGCGCGAGCACGGGCTGCTGCAGGACCCCGCCCCGTAA
- a CDS encoding amidohydrolase, protein MLLEGKVWTFDGAPPRTAAVRLEGERVVAVGSIADLRARYPGARRIRAEWITPGLHDAHVHPLQWGLALEALDLRGEDDPARVAERVAERAAALPPGRWILGGGYVFDAYPDRRWLDEAAPDHPVFLRSRDLHAAWANRRALQRAGVDRSTPDPQGGRVLRDGSGEPTGYLLERAAGLVAEALPPPGKAQLLAGLRDLAGRGFVAVHAMGEPPEAGGWIRELDAEGALPLRVAWTLPAASPDAWEPVRSPRGLHVFGVKFFADGALTSRTAWMLEPYPEGGCGMPLDDPREADAAVAEVLRRGLVPVWHAIGTRAVHEVLNLIGRLEACGLPARERFRIEHVQHVADDDLPRLAGLVLSVQPQHAEDDRAALDRLSRGQRRAAYRWGAFAALPGVRLLLGSDAPVAEPDAARALRLAQRPPLPGARGLGLDAALAAYVHTPAAVLGWTREAAPWGRVEPGAFAALTLWERGRPVARVWRGGLEALG, encoded by the coding sequence ATGCTGCTCGAGGGCAAGGTCTGGACCTTCGACGGGGCGCCCCCCCGCACCGCCGCGGTGCGGCTCGAAGGCGAGCGGGTCGTCGCCGTGGGTTCGATCGCGGATCTGCGGGCCCGCTACCCAGGAGCCCGCCGGATTCGCGCCGAATGGATCACGCCCGGATTGCACGACGCGCACGTGCACCCGCTGCAGTGGGGGCTTGCGCTGGAAGCGCTCGACCTGCGCGGTGAGGACGACCCCGCCCGGGTGGCCGAGCGGGTGGCGGAGCGGGCCGCGGCCCTCCCCCCGGGGCGCTGGATCCTTGGCGGCGGCTACGTCTTCGACGCCTACCCGGACCGCCGCTGGCTCGACGAGGCCGCCCCCGACCACCCCGTCTTCCTGCGCTCGCGCGACCTCCACGCCGCCTGGGCGAACCGGCGGGCGTTGCAGCGGGCGGGCGTCGACCGCAGCACCCCCGATCCCCAGGGCGGCCGCGTCCTGCGCGACGGCTCCGGCGAGCCCACCGGCTACCTGCTCGAACGTGCGGCGGGCCTCGTTGCAGAGGCGCTGCCCCCGCCCGGCAAGGCCCAGCTCCTCGCGGGCCTCAGGGACCTGGCCGGGCGCGGCTTCGTTGCGGTGCACGCCATGGGCGAGCCCCCCGAGGCTGGCGGCTGGATCCGCGAGTTGGACGCGGAGGGGGCGTTGCCCCTGCGGGTCGCCTGGACGCTGCCCGCCGCCAGCCCCGACGCCTGGGAGCCCGTGCGGTCCCCGCGCGGTCTGCACGTCTTCGGGGTCAAGTTCTTCGCCGACGGCGCGCTGACGAGCCGCACCGCCTGGATGCTCGAGCCCTACCCGGAAGGCGGGTGCGGCATGCCGCTCGACGACCCCCGCGAAGCCGACGCGGCCGTCGCGGAGGTGCTGCGGCGCGGGCTCGTTCCGGTTTGGCACGCGATCGGCACCCGGGCCGTGCACGAGGTGCTGAACCTGATCGGGCGCCTGGAAGCCTGCGGCCTCCCGGCGCGCGAACGTTTCCGCATCGAACACGTGCAGCACGTCGCCGACGACGACCTTCCCCGCCTCGCCGGACTGGTGCTCTCGGTGCAGCCGCAGCATGCCGAAGACGACCGCGCCGCCCTCGACCGGCTTTCTCGCGGCCAGAGGCGCGCGGCCTACCGCTGGGGCGCCTTCGCCGCGCTTCCGGGGGTGCGCTTGCTGCTGGGCTCCGACGCCCCCGTGGCCGAGCCCGACGCCGCGCGCGCTTTGCGGCTGGCCCAACGGCCGCCGCTTCCCGGGGCGCGGGGGTTGGGGCTGGACGCGGCGCTGGCGGCCTACGTGCACACGCCGGCCGCCGTTCTGGGCTGGACGCGGGAAGCGGCGCCGTGGGGACGCGTCGAGCCGGGTGCGTTCGCGGCCCTGACGCTGTGGGAGCGGGGGCGTCCGGTGGCGCGGGTGTGGCGCGGCGGGCTGGAGGCGTTGGGTTGA